The Deltaproteobacteria bacterium region CCCGGACGGGCAGCACCACCATCTGCAAGCCCGCGAACTGAAGCCGCCGCTGCATCGCGTAGGCGGTCTCGTTGTGCAGGAAGCGGTCGAACCAGCGCTCCCGCTCGAAGATCAGCTTTCCGGCGAAGAAGATGGCGCGGGGAAAGTCCTGCGCGATCTCGCTAGCCACGCGCACGGACTCTGCCACCGCCTCGGTTCCCATCGCCAATCGGGCGTCCGCCGGCAGCCCCATCCTCTCCGCCTGCTCGACGTACTTCCTCAAGCCTTCCTCGGCCTGCTCCCGCACGCGGTCGACCTCCTCGACGCCTTGGAAGGTGGCGCTGTCCACCACGCCTACGGTCACGAAGAGCACGTTCTGGAAATAGCGCGGGAACAACTTGAGCACCGTGAGCAGCGAGTGGATTCCGAGGCCGGAGTAACCTCCGACGAGCATCACGGCGGTGGGCTTCTTCGGGTCGAGCGACCTCTTCGCGACCGCCTGCGAGGGCAGCGCCCCGAGGATCTGATCGAGCCGCTTCAGGCGAGCAAAGACGCCGGCGTAGTGGCGGCGGATCGCCATGCAGAGCGCGATCAGCGCGCTGGTGGCGAGCACGGTCAGCCAGCCGCCCTCGCGGAACTTCTCCGCCACCGTGATGGTGAGGATGACGATACAGAGCGCGCCGCCCACCAAGTGGATCCAGACATGGCTCTTCCAGTCCGGCAGCTTGTGGCGGGTCTCGCGCTTCACCCAGTAGCGGATCATTGCAACCTGGGTGAGCGAGAACGTCAGGAACACGTTGATGGAGTACATCACCACCAGCGCGTCGACCCTGCCCCCTGTGTAGAGCAGCATCACAAGGCCGGCCCCGCCCATCAGCAGGACGCCGTTCTGCATGGTGAGGCGGTCGCTGAGGGCGCTGAACCGGTGCGGAAACCAGGAGTCGTGCGCCATGTTCGCCATCACCCGAGGGCCGTCGATGAATCCGGCCTGCGCGGCGACGAAGAGCAGGAGCGCCTCGGAGAGCAGCGTGATGAACACGAACCACTTCCCGACGGGCAGCCCCAGGAGCTGCACGTGCCCCGCGACTTTCCCCGCCAGCAGCGAGTTCATGGTGTGGTCGGGGTCCAGGTAACGCACGTCGAGCAGCAGGTAGCAGAGGATGATCCCGGCGGCCGTGACGGCGAGGCTGATGGCCATGTACGCCATGGTCCGCTTGCCGGTCTGGACGCGGGGCTCGCGCATGATCTGCAGCCCGTTGGAGACGGCCTCGATCCCGGTGTACGTGCCGCCGCCGAGCGAATAGGCGCGGACGAACAACAGCAGCAGGCCACCCAGACCCAGCGTGGACATCCCGCGCGAAAGGCCAGCCGACACTTCCTGGACCACCTCGTGCGCGCGCCCCAGGTGCAGTCCGATCCCGGTTCCGATGATCACCGCATGCGTGACGAGGAAGATGAGGAAGATGGGCATCAGCGCCGTCACCGATTCCTTCACGCCGCGAAGATTGAGCAGGACCAGGATGAGCACGCCCGAAAGCTCGACATGCAGCTTCAGTGGCACGCCCACGATGATGAGGTTGGCCCAGCGAGCGCCGTCCGGCAGGACGCTGAACACCGCATCGCCGCCGGCGGCGATGGAGATCGAGATCGTGAGCACGTAATCGACGATCAGCGCGCACCCGCTGACGACGCCCGCGCGCGGTCCGAGAAGGCGTGTAGCGACCACGTAGCCGCCCCCGCCGAAGGGGAAGTGCTCGATCACGCGGCTGTACGCGGCGGCGATGATCAGGACCGTGAACGCCGTGGCAGCGGCGAGGAAAACCGCCAGATACGTGTGCTCGCCGAGGTTCTTGAACGCTTCTTCCGGTCCGTATGCGGACGAGGACAGCCCGTCGGCGCCGAGCCCGACCCAGGCGAGGAATGCGATGAGCGAGATGTGGCGGAAGAGGTGCGGGTCCTGCAGGTCCTTCGGGCCACCGAGGAGGAACCGTTTCAGCCTCTGCGCCGGTCTTCGGCGCTGCTCCGGCGGCACGGACTCTGCGGGCGTGCTCATCGAGAAGTTCGGGAGCAAGGCACGCGCCACGTTTCCTGTCGAGCCGCATTTGGCCCCCTTGCGGCGGATACCCGTCGCGGTATTGCATGTTGCAATGTCGAACCACGCCATTTCTTGCATTTCGCAAGCGGCGGCGGTGTCGCCGTGAGCACGCCCTCCCCGGCACGACGCCTGCAACCAGGGAACCGGATGCAGGGCGGATTGCAGGTGGTTCCGGGAGAACGACCCCAGGTCCGGGCATTCCTCGTCGCGCAACTGCGCTGGGAGCGTTATCGCGCGATGCGAAACCTCCTCGTTCATCTGCTCGCGCTCTCGGCGATCTTGTTCTGGCCGCCGATGCCAGAGCATCTACGCACGGCGATCGCAGCCGCGTCCGGGGCATGCTTCCTCGGCGCGCTGTTCGCTGGGATGATGGAATGGCATTGGGGCCGCGAGCGCAACCGCCGTGCGGGGGCGTTCTCGCCACCCGGAGATCCGCATTGAACGACGAGGCGAACACCACCAGGCGTGCGATGCGAGTCCTGGTCGTCGACGACGAACGCAACATCCGCAAGACGCTCGCCGTCTGCCTGGAATCGCTGGGCTGCACGGTGACGGAGTGCGGCTCGGCGGCGGCCGCCATCGAGTCGCTGGCGCGCCTGCCGCACGATCTCGCATTCGTCGATTTGCGGCTCGGGCGGGAAAGCGGTCTCGATCTTCTCGGTTCGCTTCTTTCCGAGCGTCCGGCGCTCGAGGTCGTCATCATCACCGCGTACGCCACCATCGACACGGCGGTGGAGGCGATCCGCCGCGGGGCGCGCGACTACCTGCCGAAGCCGTTCACACCGGCCCAGATCCAGCGCGCGGTCGAACAGGCTCGCTCGCGGATGGACCTGTCCCGGCGCGTCGCCGACCTCGAGGAGCAACTCGCCGGTGCCACGCCGGAAGTGATGCTCTCCACCTCGAGCGCCGCCATGCGCGCGGTGCTCGACGTGATCGGCCGTACCGCCGCGCACGACGTCCCGGTCCTCTTGCGCGGCGAAAGCGGCACCGGCAAGACCGTTCTCGCCCGGGCCCTCCATCGGCAAAGCCCCCGCCGTGAGCGTCCGTTTGCCGTCGTGAACTGCCCGGCTCTCAGCGAAGAGCTGCTGGCGAGCGAGATGTTCGGGCATGCCAAAGGCGCGTTCACCGGCGCGGTCCGCGATCAGCCCGGCCGGGTGGAAGCCGCGGAAGGAGGCACGCTCTTCCTCGACGAAGTCGGCGAGGTCCCGCAGTCGATCCAGGCCAAGCTCTTGCGGTTCCTCCAGGACAAGCACTTCGAGCGCGTGGGCGAGACACGCACCCGCGTCGCCGACGTCCGGATCGTCGCAGCCACGAACCGGAACCTCGAAGAGGCGGTCCGCGCAGGACAGTTCCGCGAGGATCTGCTCTTCCGCCTGAACGTCGTCGAGGTCATCGTCCCGTCATTGCGCGAGCGCCGAGAGGAGATCCTTCCTCTCGCCCAGAGCTTTCTCGGCTTCTTCGCTCGAGCGGCGCGCCGCTCGCCGCAACAGCTTTCGCCCGAAGCGGAACGGGCCTTTCTCGCGTATGGCTGGCCGGGAAACATCCGCGAGCTGCGCAATGCGATCGAGCGCGCGGTCATCCTTTCCCCGGCCCAGATCCTCCAGCCACAGGCCTTTCCCGAGCGCATCGCGCAGACGGCGACGACGGTGCCGCAGCTCGGCGCCGACTTCACGGTCGAGCAGGTCGAACGCGAGCACATCCTGCGCGTGCTTGCCCGGACCAGGACGCAGGAGGAGGCGGCCCACCTGCTGGGAGTGGACGCCTCGACCCTGTGGCGGAAGCGGAAGAAATACGAGAATGAGTGAGGTTACGCGGCCGTCGCCCGCACTGGAGTGCGTCCGGGCACCGGCAGCGTGAACCAGAAGCGGCTCCCCTTCCCCGTCTCGCTCTCGACGCCCATGTCTCCGCCGTGCGCGAGGACGATCTCCCGCGCGAGATAGAGCCCAAGGCCAATCCCCTCTCCTTTGGTCCCCGGCACGCGGAAGAACTTCTCGAAGATCCGCTGCCGGTATTCCGGCGGAATGCCGTGTCCGTGGTCCTCCACCTCGAAGCGCACGCTGTCGTGCTGCGGCCGGGCCCGCACGATGACCGCGCCACCCGGTGCGCTATGCCGGACTGCATTGCCGATCAGATTGTCGAGGACGAGCGAGATCCGCTCCGCATCGGCGAGCACCGGCAGGACCGGCTCGCCAAGCTCCGCGGCAAGCTGGATCCTCGCCGCCGACGCCGCGGCAGAGCGGTTCGCAAGCGCTCCCTCGACCAGGGACTTGGCGGAAATGGCCGCCGGTTGCACCTCGACCTTTCCCGCCTGGATCCGCGCGAGGTCGAGCAGATCGTCGACGATGTCCTGGAGGCGCTCGCAATCCTCGCGCGCCGCCTGCAAGAGGTCCGCCTGTTTCTCGTTGATCGGCCCCACGGTGCCTTCGACCAGGATGTGGATCGCCATGCGCAACGACGTCAGCGGCGTGCGGAACTCGTGCGCAACGGTCGCCACCAGATCGTTCTTCAGCTCGTCGAAT contains the following coding sequences:
- a CDS encoding amino acid permease, producing MSTPAESVPPEQRRRPAQRLKRFLLGGPKDLQDPHLFRHISLIAFLAWVGLGADGLSSSAYGPEEAFKNLGEHTYLAVFLAAATAFTVLIIAAAYSRVIEHFPFGGGGYVVATRLLGPRAGVVSGCALIVDYVLTISISIAAGGDAVFSVLPDGARWANLIIVGVPLKLHVELSGVLILVLLNLRGVKESVTALMPIFLIFLVTHAVIIGTGIGLHLGRAHEVVQEVSAGLSRGMSTLGLGGLLLLFVRAYSLGGGTYTGIEAVSNGLQIMREPRVQTGKRTMAYMAISLAVTAAGIILCYLLLDVRYLDPDHTMNSLLAGKVAGHVQLLGLPVGKWFVFITLLSEALLLFVAAQAGFIDGPRVMANMAHDSWFPHRFSALSDRLTMQNGVLLMGGAGLVMLLYTGGRVDALVVMYSINVFLTFSLTQVAMIRYWVKRETRHKLPDWKSHVWIHLVGGALCIVILTITVAEKFREGGWLTVLATSALIALCMAIRRHYAGVFARLKRLDQILGALPSQAVAKRSLDPKKPTAVMLVGGYSGLGIHSLLTVLKLFPRYFQNVLFVTVGVVDSATFQGVEEVDRVREQAEEGLRKYVEQAERMGLPADARLAMGTEAVAESVRVASEIAQDFPRAIFFAGKLIFERERWFDRFLHNETAYAMQRRLQFAGLQMVVLPVRVLE
- a CDS encoding sigma-54-dependent Fis family transcriptional regulator; the encoded protein is MRVLVVDDERNIRKTLAVCLESLGCTVTECGSAAAAIESLARLPHDLAFVDLRLGRESGLDLLGSLLSERPALEVVIITAYATIDTAVEAIRRGARDYLPKPFTPAQIQRAVEQARSRMDLSRRVADLEEQLAGATPEVMLSTSSAAMRAVLDVIGRTAAHDVPVLLRGESGTGKTVLARALHRQSPRRERPFAVVNCPALSEELLASEMFGHAKGAFTGAVRDQPGRVEAAEGGTLFLDEVGEVPQSIQAKLLRFLQDKHFERVGETRTRVADVRIVAATNRNLEEAVRAGQFREDLLFRLNVVEVIVPSLRERREEILPLAQSFLGFFARAARRSPQQLSPEAERAFLAYGWPGNIRELRNAIERAVILSPAQILQPQAFPERIAQTATTVPQLGADFTVEQVEREHILRVLARTRTQEEAAHLLGVDASTLWRKRKKYENE